The nucleotide sequence TGTCGGCCTTTTCCCCGTCCGTCCGTGTTAACGAGTGAGCACCGCGCACGCGGTGCCACTCTTTTACCCGGAGCTTTATATGATCCTCATCCAGAGCGAGTTCGGAATCGTGATTCAGGACGGCAAGCTTTATCCGATTCCGTCTCACATCCCCGATCCGCCGCTCGAGAAGTTCCGCGCCGTTAGCCAACTGCTGCGCGTGTCGCAGAGTGAGGGCAGACCGATCAGCGCCGAGGAACGCTCCCTCGCCGATCGATACGCTGCCGAAGGTATCGAAGCCGTGGCCGGCGCCGGCGTGATCGCCGACGGTCACGCTCAGGTGCGCGTCACCGACAGAAGTGTCGCCTTCTTCGACGAGGATGGCGGGTTCTTCTGCGGCAGCACAGGCCGGCCGATTCCATTTCCGCCGCGGCGCACGACCGAGCTCGCCGAGCTGTAAGTGCAGCGGCTTTGACCCAGGGCGCCTCGTGCGACGCAGCATGAGGCGTTCTGGCATTGAGGTGGTGACTCTGTCGGGTTTTGGCGCCAGCGCACGTGATAAGAGCAAACGGGTCAGGAGTCATGATGAGAATGTTTGAATACTGCGCTCGCGCCGTCCGCGCGTGGCCGGCGGCCGTGTTGATCACGATGCTCTCGACGCAACTCGGCGCACAGACCTCGCGGCTGCCGTCGGCGGACGCAACCTGCGCCCCCACCGAACCACAGAATGTCGTCCTCACCGTGCAGGGGGGCGGAAGCCTCGGTGTCTACGAAGGCGGCATGACGTGGGCCTTCCTCGAGATCTTCAAGCGACGCACCGCACTCCAGGAGGGCGAGGGCGCCCTGCTCGGGAGCGAGCATCCGGGTGAGACCTTGTTACGCTGTCTACCCTGGTTCAGACTTGCCGCGACAACTGGCTCGTCGGCTGGAAGCATCAACGCATTTCTTGCCGCGAGCGACTGGTGCGACCGGCGGCTCACGACGCGTCCGGATTCCTCGTCATTCTGGCTCGCCTGGGTGAACACCGGTGTCGAGCAGTTGCTGCCGCGCAGCGACACTGGGCGGCGCGAGAAGGGCGTTTTCGCACGCGAGCACTTTCGACGCAACATTTTCCCCGCGCTCGTCAACGACTACTGGAAGGACGCGAAGTGGAAGCCGTCGTGCAACGTGGCATTCGGTGCCGCGATCACTCGGCTCCGCGCCGACTCGTTCCCCATCGGCGCCATTTACGCGCGCACCCAACGATACGCAGCGACGTTCGACGTCAGCGGCGATGCGATGGACGGTCAGCCGCCACACCTCCGCGCGCGCAAAGAGGATGTCGGCAAGCCCGACATGGGCAGCGTCATCGCGCTGCAAGGGGGAGACAGCGTCATCGCCATCGAAAGCGCCTTCGATGTCCTGGAAGCGTCGAGCGGCTATCCGCTGATCTTCGCGACGAAGCCGTTGAGCGTTTGCAAAATGTCGCACAGCTGTCAACCGTGCGCGAACAGCGCAACGGCGGTGCAGGACTGCGCGGATCAGACAGAATTCCTCGATGGTGGTGTTTTCGACAATTCACCTCTTGCACTCGCGTTCGCGCTCGGCAAAAACCCGAATGGCCCACCGATCGCCGTCTATCTGGCTCCCGAGAACAGGCGACATCAGGGGTTCGGTCCGGTCGCCACAACACTGACGCCGCGGACGCGCCAGCGCGCTGGCAAAGGTGATCCGTTGGTGTCCGACGGACTGAACGAGCTGATCGTCCTTGCACCGGAACTTGTCTCGACAGCGCGTGCCTACGAGCTGCAAATCACCAGCCGGATGCTGCCGGGCAGCCAACGAGAGCTCATGCTCGAGCGCGCAAAGAAGGCGCTGGCCGAGCAGCTCGCGGAGTTGAGCAATCGCAAAGCCGAAGAGACAAGGCGTGCCGACAGCCTGGAGCGAGACAATGCGTCGCTCGAAAGCGATGCCCGTACAGCTCGCACCGCGATCGCGCTGTTCTCGATGCGCATCGATTCTCTGAAACGCGAGCTCGAGTACGCGCGCGGTGTCGCATCCGTGGACTCGGCGATTCCGGCGGCGCTTGTCGCCGCGCCTGGCTCGGACAGCATTGTCCGCAGCCAAAGATTCCGAGAGCTCATGTCGAGCGTGCGCCTCGCGAGCGCGAGCGGTGACGTCGACCAACGTGGCGTGAAAGCCTTCGCGGTCGGTCCAGTGTTGACTGGTGAAGCGACCCCCCAGTCGATGCGCCCGGTGAGCGCATCGGCTAACGGCGCGGCGTCGGACACATCGATGCTGCCGATCATACGCGAGACCGGACGCTTTCATCCGATCGCGGGCGAATGGCTCGCCGGATT is from Gemmatimonadaceae bacterium and encodes:
- a CDS encoding patatin-like phospholipase family protein; the encoded protein is MMRMFEYCARAVRAWPAAVLITMLSTQLGAQTSRLPSADATCAPTEPQNVVLTVQGGGSLGVYEGGMTWAFLEIFKRRTALQEGEGALLGSEHPGETLLRCLPWFRLAATTGSSAGSINAFLAASDWCDRRLTTRPDSSSFWLAWVNTGVEQLLPRSDTGRREKGVFAREHFRRNIFPALVNDYWKDAKWKPSCNVAFGAAITRLRADSFPIGAIYARTQRYAATFDVSGDAMDGQPPHLRARKEDVGKPDMGSVIALQGGDSVIAIESAFDVLEASSGYPLIFATKPLSVCKMSHSCQPCANSATAVQDCADQTEFLDGGVFDNSPLALAFALGKNPNGPPIAVYLAPENRRHQGFGPVATTLTPRTRQRAGKGDPLVSDGLNELIVLAPELVSTARAYELQITSRMLPGSQRELMLERAKKALAEQLAELSNRKAEETRRADSLERDNASLESDARTARTAIALFSMRIDSLKRELEYARGVASVDSAIPAALVAAPGSDSIVRSQRFRELMSSVRLASASGDVDQRGVKAFAVGPVLTGEATPQSMRPVSASANGAASDTSMLPIIRETGRFHPIAGEWLAGFGAFLGRPLREYDFYVGVYDAFIVVARNTRCPAAAPADLQECVRTSMRDLLRARVVSIGPVAERLMNGLYASEFGGEVWSEGELSPLTHTDSTHSLILDGIRRAMLAPGHEQCEDRNLLSAQMCRDRMTAAFEALRANSSVMSLLRREADAAACDPKAELSVSMHCAVERRFLEMVEDPEGSFDVLGRQVLARLVETTPRGGVGAKATDVMSLFYYSTNDRDRRGTDMGSISLPSYLPWSWRPVWLLPSSITYTRKAGSVDLGWEVRQHLRTLPFAIAAPLRLDFSHVGEYGGQGNPTRVIAGGRLDLKNCFPGCFPDWLPLRDMLPSALVSRIGYEWDFWWRYTSTHPWTPSGEWPYTGLSHGVDVLLLGGKIEISVMTVPHWLRGQGLVSSKIAGTPVFVRLGAADVNGMLYWLSRMMLM